The DNA sequence TCTTCCGCAATCTCTTTCTGGTGTTCGTTTTCGTAAAAAATAGCACTGCGATACTGGGTGCCAATATCGTTACCCTGACGATTAAGGGTTGTGGGATCGTGCATCTTGAAGAACCAGTCTTTGAGCAATACCTCAAAGCTCAGCACAGAAGGATCGTAGACCACCTTGATACTTTCCGCGTGGCCGGTATTTCCCTTTTTCACTTCCAGGTAGGTGGCATGATCCAACTCACCGCCGGTATAACCCACTTCAGTCTCAATCACACCTGGAATACTGCGAATGATTTCTTCCATTCCCCAAAAACATCCACCAGCCAAAATGGCTGTTTCTTTCGTTGCCATAGTGCTCTTCTCTGTTGCCTCATACAAACCCGCCTCCATGAAGCGGTTCAAATATTTGCCATAGCCTTGTTCAGCCATCTCCGCCAGCGGAACAAAGCGTAACGCTGCCGAGTTGATACAATAACGCAACCCACCTTTATCTCTGGGACCATCATTAAATACATGGCCGAGGTGCGAATCCGCTGTCGCGCTGCGCACTTCCGTACGAATCATGCCATGACTGATATCCCGCTTCTCTACTATTTCCGCTTCATCAATAGGGTGGGTAAAACTGGGCCAGCCGCAGCCGGAATCATATTTATCCAGGCTACTGTAAAGTGCTACTCCCGAAACAATATCGACATAGATACCGTGATCGTGATTGTCCCAAAACTCATTGTGAAAAGCCGGCTCGGTGCCGTTTTCCTGCGTCACCCTGTATTGAATAGGGGTCAAGTTTTCCTTCAGGGTCTTTTTATCAGGCATGACAAACTCTCTTTCTGACGCTTTTTTTGTGTCATCCGCAGACATTGAGCCCGCAGAGTACATAATCGCTACCAGCCCGCACAACGAAAGTAATAGTAAGCTTTTCCGAAACATTTTTTGGCCCCACGTTTTCAACTAACTGCCAGCGCTATGACTGGCAACATGGGGCAAAGTTCAGCGTGTTTATGACTTATAACCTAAAAAACAAGCAACAGGGCTATCACACATACCCAGAGTGTAAGAGCTCGATAAAACAGCTGCTTGACCATTTCCAGATCTGTTACACCGGCAGAGGATACATCCGCCTGCAGGTCGATAGTCAACGCTCCTTCCACATAGTGAGCCAAGACATTTGGCGTTGTGCGAACACCACAGAAAAAGCATTCACGCCAACGCTGGAAACAGCTGGCAAAGTTGCCAACCAGAGCAAATGTAAGTCCCAGCAAACGAGCAGGCAACCACTCAAGCAACCACAACCAACGCTCACCGCGATCAAGTTGCGACTCTTCCAGGCCTGATGTTTCAGTGTATAACTGGGTCAATCGATACAGTAATGCGCCGGGAAGTCCCAGCAGGGCAAACCAGAAAACCACCGGGAAGGCGTGTTCAAAGAATCGGTATGAGAGCGTTTCCAGAAGATCGCGCTGAAACTCTGCATTAGTCTGGGCACTTGTAACGCGGTTGTTAAGATGCAGTTCCTCGGCATCATGGTATGCAGCCTGAAAATCATTGCGGGCAAAATCGCCCTCAAGCTTATCGAAGCGAGATACAAGGTCGCCACGGCCAATCACATAAAGCATGCCGAGTAGTTCAATAGCAAACTTCAACAGTCCATTTCCAAAGTAATCCACTGTGGCCAGAATTAACAACAGCACTACTACCGGAAGCGCCAGCATTGTAAAAAAGCGGATTAATTGCCGGTTTTCGCCTTTTATATAATCGATCCATTTACGATACCAGCCATCCTGCTGTATCCAGCCAAGATCCGGCAACATGTGGTGAAGCCACAACGCTACGATGATCACTAAAAATTCCATGCTTAGACTCCCAACATATTGTTATATTTTTGCCAGTCAAAAGATGGTCCGGGGTCAGTTTTTCGCCCTGGAGCAATGTCACTATGGCCTGTAATTCGCTCTACTGACATTTTAGGATAGTGCTTTAACAACAGACGACTTACTGACGTCAGGCACTCGTATTGTTCTTCTGTGTACGGCTCTTCATCAGTTCCCTCAAGCTCTATGCCAATAGAAAAGTCATTGCAATTAGCCCGGCCATCAAACTCCGAGGCTCCGGCATGCCAGGCGCGCTGATCAAAAGAGACGAACTGCGTTATTTCTCCCTGGCGGTCTATCAGCAGATGAGAAGAAACCTGAAGGTCAGCAATCTCCTCAAAATAACTGTGCTCTGTAGGTATGAGGCAGTTGGAAAAAAACTTTTCGATGAATCCTCCGCCAAATTGTCCTGGCGGCAAGCTGATGTTATGAATCACCAGCAGGTCAATAGCGCAACTTTGCGGACGCTCATTGAAATTGGGGGATGGCACCTGACGTACGCCGGTTAACCAACCGTTGTCATCAATTTTCAGGAATGATGGTAGAGATTGTTGCACAGGTTTTTGAGCCTCGGGGATTTCTCACAGTCTAACCCGAGGTCACTTAAAAATGTATAGAAGCTGTTTCATAACTACTGCACTTGGTGATACGGCGTTAAAAAGGGGCTCAAAATGCTCATTTACTTCAGTAAACTCCGCCTTTTCGCCCCTTTTTGCCTTGTCTTACCTGCGTTCGCTACGTTATCAAATAGCTTCTGGGTGGAAGCGATTTCGATCAGGAAGGGTTGGCCGGGTTCTTGCCGTCCCGAATGTCTTTGACAATACCAGCCAGCGCCCTGTCAAACATCGGTGAGTTATCCAGCAAAATCAGATTCTGGTTTTTCAGCTCAACCGCCATACGCTGGCGGCTTCCTTCTGCAACTTTGTCACCGGTGCGGTTTACGAACAACAGGCGCTCTCCGGGCCCAACAAGGCCTGCAAAACGAGCACGCCTGGAGCCCTGCTCCGGGGTCTTGAATTGCACCCAGGTACCGCGCTCAATGGACTCGATATCATGGAGGTGGGCTTCATCGACATCCTGGTCAGCAACATCGTCCTGTTCTGCATCCACTTCACCAGGGATACTCGGGGAGACCGTATCAACCCGCTGCCGCTCTAATTTGTTAATAGATCCTGCGACACCCGCCTGAAGCAGTTGCTCCATTCCGCGAACCAGATGTTCTGCCTGGTAAGGGTCCAGGGCAACTTCGTCCAGCTTGCCGCGAACACTTTCCAGCAATTGCATGGCCTGACGAAGGCTGAAGGCTTCGTGACCGAGCACAGACAGATCAATCACTTCATCAAGGATATGCAGAGAAGCGCGCCAGGAATCTGAACTGGGGCCATCGCGCAGGTGAGACAGGAACAGCACGTTGCCCCAAGCCTGCTCAACAAATGTCAGGGTAATTTTTGGAAGCTCAAGACCCAGCAAGCGGCTTTCCAATTCGCGTTTTACAGCGAGATGGGAGAAGTTCAAGCGGGCGCGAGCCGCCTCTTCTTCCATCAGGCGTCGTTCTTTGCTGGCACTGCGGCGACGTTCTTTATCTACAAAGGCAATAAAGTCGGTCAGCAGGCGAGTCAGCGTTGTATCATCACCTGCCGCACTTTGCAGCTGCTGCAAAACATCATGAATTTTTTGATAGAGAGGATCTTTTTCCAGCTTCTCTTGGGGATCAAACCCAATAGATGCCTGAGCAACTTCGTTGATCAGACGTCGAGCCGGGTGGCGTTCTTTGTCAAAAAACGTTGGATCCTTCAACGCCACTTTCATAATGGCCATTTCAAGGCCACGCATCTCTGGTTCAATAGATGATGCCAGACCATGATCGATACGCACCCGCTTAAACATATTATCAACCAGATGGATCACTCCCTGGTCTCGCGGTGACAGGCTCGCCTCTCCTCGAGTGGCATAAAGCTGTTGAGTGATCGCCTCAACTAATGAAGGCTCCTGATCACCATCAGCCTGGACAATTGATTCGAGTTGAATACTCGTAACCGCCTCAAGAACATCTTCCAGGTCGTAAGCTCTGCCACTGACTACATCGCCTTCTGCAGGCAATGAGCCGCCTTTCTGGCGCGCCAGAACCGAGTTTAGTTGAGCAACCAGACGACCGTAATTGGACTTTTGAGCATCGCTTTCACCGAAACCAGGACTATTTCCGGCTTCATATCCAAACTCTTCCCGGAAAGCACCTTCCCCCACTGGGCGTTGAGGAGCCGGACGCTTTGGCGGAGCCGGTTTGCGAGCTTCACTGGCAGGTGAGATTCCCAGTTCTTCCAGCAGCTGGTTGCTTTGACGCAGCAGCTCCGACAAGGTCGAAACTACATGGCGGTCAAACAGTTTCATCAGCACCAGCTTGGAGCGAATACCAATGTCCAGGCCTTCTACGGATTTGAAGAAGGCATCACAGACCACATCAGGCCCAAGCGGGTTGGTCTTGGAGGTAACTTTATATGCAGCCATCGTATCGAGGCGGCGACAGATCTGCTGTAACTGTTGTTGGCACAGCTCTTCAGACTTGGACACCATGGTATCCAGCGCAATAATTTCTTCCAGCTCGTCGTCAGCAACCAGCTCAAAACCATTGCTGCCACTTTTTGCGGCTATCGGCTTGAGCTCTTCGAGGTCAGGATCAATCAGTCGATCAAAGGCGTTGCTGACTGCTCCAACAAAAGCACGCTCAATAGCTTTGCGCTCTACTCGAATGAGGCGCATGGCATCGAAATAATGGGTTTGCTGGCGATGGTTATCGGCGCTGTCGGCCAGATCAAAGAAGGTGTCATCCACTTGATCAAGAACTACTTTCAAGCGGGCTGCGAAGTGCCTTTCTGCACGATCACGTAACATACGCATAGGCGGCGGCATAGCTCCGGATTTGTCCGAAGACGTAGCCGACTTCACAAGATGTAAATGCCTGTCTGTCATATGTGCTCGTGTGCTTTTGATTGGTGAACAAACGTCCCAATCTATTGTAATTTTATGATGACCTCCCTGTCATATAACTTGCCGACGATAATACTCATGCTTTCGTTGGGGGTAAATTTAAAACTAGTGAATCTTCAGTAGTTTTCATCGCCAATTTCCCCCCGCTGGTCACATTTGTGATGCAAGTCACACAAAGAATGCCACATGTATCCCAATGATGGTCAATTTTTGCACGGATCACAATCAGCAGTTCCACTGGTATAATCCCCGCCCAACGCTAAGGGGGCAATATGCAGATTGATCAAAAGCTTCAACAGGACATCCATGACAGTGTGGCGAGAGCCCTGCGCGAGGATATCGGCGATGGGGATATTACCGCACAACTGATTCCCGCCGAACGCCAGGCTGAAGCGCGGGTAATCTGCCGTGAAGCAGCTATTCTATGCGGTCAACCCTGGGTGGAT is a window from the Porticoccaceae bacterium LTM1 genome containing:
- a CDS encoding bifunctional methionine sulfoxide reductase B/A protein gives rise to the protein MPDKKTLKENLTPIQYRVTQENGTEPAFHNEFWDNHDHGIYVDIVSGVALYSSLDKYDSGCGWPSFTHPIDEAEIVEKRDISHGMIRTEVRSATADSHLGHVFNDGPRDKGGLRYCINSAALRFVPLAEMAEQGYGKYLNRFMEAGLYEATEKSTMATKETAILAGGCFWGMEEIIRSIPGVIETEVGYTGGELDHATYLEVKKGNTGHAESIKVVYDPSVLSFEVLLKDWFFKMHDPTTLNRQGNDIGTQYRSAIFYENEHQKEIAEEVIKTVDASGDWDKPIVTQVAPAKDFWPAEEYHQDYLQKHPGGYSCHFMRD
- the ampD gene encoding 1,6-anhydro-N-acetylmuramyl-L-alanine amidase AmpD; this encodes MKIDDNGWLTGVRQVPSPNFNERPQSCAIDLLVIHNISLPPGQFGGGFIEKFFSNCLIPTEHSYFEEIADLQVSSHLLIDRQGEITQFVSFDQRAWHAGASEFDGRANCNDFSIGIELEGTDEEPYTEEQYECLTSVSRLLLKHYPKMSVERITGHSDIAPGRKTDPGPSFDWQKYNNMLGV
- a CDS encoding DUF1631 family protein, which gives rise to MRMLRDRAERHFAARLKVVLDQVDDTFFDLADSADNHRQQTHYFDAMRLIRVERKAIERAFVGAVSNAFDRLIDPDLEELKPIAAKSGSNGFELVADDELEEIIALDTMVSKSEELCQQQLQQICRRLDTMAAYKVTSKTNPLGPDVVCDAFFKSVEGLDIGIRSKLVLMKLFDRHVVSTLSELLRQSNQLLEELGISPASEARKPAPPKRPAPQRPVGEGAFREEFGYEAGNSPGFGESDAQKSNYGRLVAQLNSVLARQKGGSLPAEGDVVSGRAYDLEDVLEAVTSIQLESIVQADGDQEPSLVEAITQQLYATRGEASLSPRDQGVIHLVDNMFKRVRIDHGLASSIEPEMRGLEMAIMKVALKDPTFFDKERHPARRLINEVAQASIGFDPQEKLEKDPLYQKIHDVLQQLQSAAGDDTTLTRLLTDFIAFVDKERRRSASKERRLMEEEAARARLNFSHLAVKRELESRLLGLELPKITLTFVEQAWGNVLFLSHLRDGPSSDSWRASLHILDEVIDLSVLGHEAFSLRQAMQLLESVRGKLDEVALDPYQAEHLVRGMEQLLQAGVAGSINKLERQRVDTVSPSIPGEVDAEQDDVADQDVDEAHLHDIESIERGTWVQFKTPEQGSRRARFAGLVGPGERLLFVNRTGDKVAEGSRQRMAVELKNQNLILLDNSPMFDRALAGIVKDIRDGKNPANPS
- the ampE gene encoding regulatory signaling modulator protein AmpE produces the protein MEFLVIIVALWLHHMLPDLGWIQQDGWYRKWIDYIKGENRQLIRFFTMLALPVVVLLLILATVDYFGNGLLKFAIELLGMLYVIGRGDLVSRFDKLEGDFARNDFQAAYHDAEELHLNNRVTSAQTNAEFQRDLLETLSYRFFEHAFPVVFWFALLGLPGALLYRLTQLYTETSGLEESQLDRGERWLWLLEWLPARLLGLTFALVGNFASCFQRWRECFFCGVRTTPNVLAHYVEGALTIDLQADVSSAGVTDLEMVKQLFYRALTLWVCVIALLLVF